GGGCTGTATGCTACAGTTCCACCTGTTGGGACAAtggacaagtgtgtgtgtgccggAGGCTTTGTAGGTATTAATAGTGTGGGGTAATGTTTATAAATAGTCCTCCTGCTGGTCAGATATGTCAGTGCACTCTATTCTAATTCCCAGGGCCAGGCTGACTCATACACTAATAGCCATGGAGTAATGAGCACATGCCTTTGTCACTACAGTTTACCACGTCCGAGGGTTAGCGAGCTGCTAGTGTTCAGCTTCATTACACTGTGCTATCAGTGTTTTGGCTGTAATGTCTCTGTTGGTTGGCGTACTTTGACTTATTCCATGGAGGGATCAGGCCAGGGGAGCCTCCATTTTTGTAATGAGAGCGCCCAGTTGCAGCGGCTCCAGTTGCTGGGTGACTGATCGAGGGAGACGGACAGGGTGTAGAGAGGGGGTGGTAGCGGGCTTGAAGACTGTCAGCAGGTGCTCTCCGAGGCAACATTTAAATTCAGGgttcctgctcctctcctctcctctcctctcctctcctctcctctcctctcctctcctctcctctcctctcctctcctctcctctcctctcctctcctctcctctcctcttttctttcctcttctctctcccatcctctatACAGTGTGCAGGCTATATTAAGCCCATGTTAGGCTTGACGTCTCCCCctgctcctgtgtgtgttttctctctgcCTGGTGATCACTGTCCCTCTGCTCTGCCTCCGCACAGCTGAAAGGCCTTCTGGCCCACTGAGCACTGGAGAGTCAGAGCCAAACAGGGACTGACTGGCTGGTGATGCTGTGGGGGTTTTGTAAAAGGCACATAGGCAGGAACAGTGAGGAGGAGAGACTCTTGCAGCTCTGACTGTCCCTGCTGCCTTTAGCAACCAACTAAAATAACAAGAGGAAGTGTCAGATGCATGGGCTTGTCCCCTCCCCCACCCTGCTTCAATGAAGACTCCTGAGTCCATGTTGGCTTCCACTCTGTTTCTCATTGGTTTATATGTGAAGAGAACATGTTGACTTTGCAACTTTCTTATTTCTCcaccttttctccctctcttgtcAATTCCCCTCCCTATCCCTCTATTACCATCtatccttctctgtctcctctgctctcccctccactcctctcctctcctcctcctcctctcctcagtgaTGGATCTGATCTACTGGAAGGACACAGAGTGTACAGGCATGGTATTCACAGGGCTGGTGGTGGGCCTCCTGTCCTTGTTCCAGCTCAGCATCATCACAGTCATCTCCACCATCTCCCTGGGCATCATGTGCTTCACCGTCTCAGTCCGCCTCTACTATAACATCCTGCACGTGCTCAGCATGGGAGACGGAGTGCACCCCTTCAAGTGAGTGGCTGGCCacctgggatgggatgggatagaaTGGGGTGGGAAGTGTTCCTATTAAATCCGGAGGGGGTCTCTTCTCTTGACGTATTCATCATCTCTGCTCTCCATTCACTTTGTCCTCTCTGCTCTTTTAGAAATATTTCCTATTTTCCCCTTTATTCCCttgtcttcttcctctcctctcccctcttatTTTCTTACTTCTTCTCGcctatcctctcctcttttccctcatcccccactccctcccactctcgtttatctcctctcttctctaataATGGTGTGGGAGTAGCATTCAGGAATAGGTTCTCAATTGGCTGGATTCCTGCACCGCCCAAAATAAATTCACAGTCCAGTGGGCTTGACTTTGAAAACGGCAGTGTGTTTTATGATTTGTTTAGGCTAACCACTGCTGTTTGATAAAATAGTTGATAGACTTCATCCATCATGATCTGAAAAGAATATCTGTTCTGATGGAAATCATTGAGGCATAAGACAACAAACTGTGTATGCATCAGGTTGTGTTCGTGGCGACTATCACTAATTTTCTAATCAACACTCACTCTTTCCTCCTTCCCATTGGTCCTTGATCATGgactctatctccctctctttctccatcactCCCCCCCTATCACTCTGGTTTTAATGCGGCCCcccactctttctctcctcaGGGCGTATCTGGATCTGGACATCAGTTTCAGTGGGGAGCTGGCTGACCAATACATGCAGAAGGCCATCGTTACAGTCGTCTCTGCTGCTAACTCACTCAA
The DNA window shown above is from Coregonus clupeaformis isolate EN_2021a chromosome 6, ASM2061545v1, whole genome shotgun sequence and carries:
- the LOC121567382 gene encoding reticulon-2 isoform X3 yields the protein MANINVMDLIYWKDTECTGMVFTGLVVGLLSLFQLSIITVISTISLGIMCFTVSVRLYYNILHVLSMGDGVHPFKAYLDLDISFSGELADQYMQKAIVTVVSAANSLKNLFLVGSLFDSLKLLALMYLVTFLGDLCNGLTVLIIGVIALFSLPLFYRQNQAKVDGFFAGIQANIDNAKDILHRIAQGGGPTPDPTPGGAKPKTQ
- the LOC121567382 gene encoding reticulon-2 isoform X4; the encoded protein is MDLIYWKDTECTGMVFTGLVVGLLSLFQLSIITVISTISLGIMCFTVSVRLYYNILHVLSMGDGVHPFKAYLDLDISFSGELADQYMQKAIVTVVSAANSLKNLFLVGSLFDSLKLLALMYLVTFLGDLCNGLTVLIIGVIALFSLPLFYRQNQAKVDGFFAGIQANIDNAKDILHRIAQGGGPTPDPTPGGAKPKTQ